The DNA sequence TCCCCGTCGGCGGCGGCGGATTGATGAACAGCGCGCGCTCGGGATACTGAGTCCCGAGGCGGACTGCGACCGACTGCGTCAACCCCACGCCACCCGCGCGAGTGACTGCCGAGCGGAACGACTGCATATCCTCTTGGACGACCTGGTTGTGCTGGAACTCTACCTGTTCGTTCTCGTTGGGAACGACCGTCGTCTGGAAGATAGAAAGCGAAATGACCAGAATACCGAGTAGCAACACCGCCCCGACCTGCACGGTGACGGCACGGTCGTCTCCACGTAATCGCATTGACTCCTACAAGAGAGAGTACACTAAAAAGACTTGCTTGCCCGGCAGACAGTCCACGCGTCGAGGCTATTCGTCTTCTTCGACGACTTCGGGGTCGCTGAGCGCGCTCTGCAGCGAGTCGAGACCGTTGACCCACTCCGAGACGAGCCCGTACTCGATTTCCTCGACGAGAGCCATGTCGAGTTCCTCGCCGTCGATGATGCGCGTCCCGGCCTGCACGAGATAGCCGAGCGCGGCGTCGATGTCTTCTGCGGCCTCGGCGTCGGCGGCGGCGTGGACGTATTCGTCGACGCTGGCCTCCTCAGCGGGGCCGGCAGCGATGTACTCCTCGGCAGCGTAGAAGACGCAGACGAGACTCGTCTGGACGCCGTCGATGAGCATCCGTTTCTCCTCGTCCTCGAACTCGACTTCGGTGAGCACGATGTCGCGGACACCGGCGAGTTCCTCGACGGCGGCCTCCTGGTCGAGTTCGCCCTCGTCGTAGGCCGAGACGATCTTCGCCACGGCGATGGCGGCGTCGTCCTGCAGGTTGAGCAGGAGGCGTGCGGAGTCCTCGTTTTCTGGGTCGAGGTCCTCTTCCTCGACGCGGCTGAGCCAGTTCTGCCAGCGGTCGTTCGTGTAGAACGTCTCCTCAGGTTCGCTCATACCACCACCGACAGGAGCGGAACTCAAATGCCTTTCCTATCGGGTGAAGACCGGCCAGTTTATCTGTCGAGCGCGGCCCGCTTATCCGTCGAGCGTGGCCTGTGTGTCGATTCCATAGACCTGTGCCGGGGTTTCGACGTGGGCGACGGCGACGGCGTCGTCGTGGCCGTTCTCCTGGAGCCACTGGACACGACGGGGGACGGTCTTCGGACCCAGCACCGCACCCGGCCGGTCAGCGTCGTCGACGAAATCCGTCTCCATCAAGAACGGTGCGTCCTCTTCGAGTGCCACTTCGAGATACTCCTTCTCGCTCATCACGCTCGGCGTCCCCCCAACCAACCGACCCGTCGCGTAGTGCTTGACGACGCGCTCGCGCGGCACGTCGCGCGCGGCGGCCCACTGGGCGACGTCCGAGAGGTCCTGAGTCGTCTCGGTGTGCAGTTGGAGCGCGCAGTCACACTCCGCGGCCAAGTCGAGTCCGTGACGGAGCACGTCGTTCGAGGCCTCCCAGACGGCATCGGAGACGTCGTAGTGGGGTCGCCCGGATTTGAGCGCGAGCGCGTCGCCGTCGGCGACGTACTCCGCGGCCACGGAGAGACCGTCCTGCATCAGGTCGCGCGCCTCGTGCGGTTCGAAGCCTCGCTCGTCGGTGAGGCGGGTGACGAGACCGGGGTGGACTCCGAGGACGGGCCACGCACGCCCGCGGAGCACCTCACTCGCCTCTTCGACGAGTGCGATGGTCTCCTCGAACACGGCCCGAAAGTCCTCGCCCGTCTCGGCCTCGACGCCGAGATGCCACGAGGGTTTGTTGACGACGAGGAGATGCGTGCCGCCGAGGCGGTGGAAGTCTTTCACCGCCTCGATGCCCTGGTTCTCGCGGTCGAGATGGAGATGGTTGTCCAGTACGGGAGTCCCGAGGTCGTTCATACCCGCGCTTCGAGCGCGCCGACAAAAGAGTGGCCGGAATCTGCGCGCGAACGTTGAAATACGACGACGGGGCCAGACATCCCGTGACCTGACCGTCGCCACGGGGTGTCTCGCGGTCGTACGACACACCGCTCCGTGTGCTCTCTCGCCGGTGTCGTCTGTTCGTCTCTCTGCTACCAGTCGATGACTTCCTTGTCGCGCCAGAACTTGCCGCTGGGGCTGCCCGGCTTGAACCGACAGAGCCACGTCGGCGTCTCTGCGCCCTTCTCGACCGGGCGGTCCGCCTCCTCGCCACCCATGTCGGTCCGGACCCAGCCCGGACAGACCGAGTTGGCGATGAGCCCCTCGTCGGCGTATTCGCCGTGGAGGTACGCCGTTAGCCCGTTGATGCCCGTCTTCGAGATACGGTAGGACGGCGAGCCGCCGCTTTGGCCCTCTTCGAGCGCGCCCATGCCCGAGGAGAGGTTGACGATACGGCCACCCTCGTGCTGGAGGAGGTACGGCAGCGCGTACTTCGCGGTGAGCATTGGCCCGCGGACGTTCGTCATCATCGTGCGGTCGATGGTCGAGATCGGCTCGTCGACGAGGTCGTCGTCGAACTCGCCGATACCCGCGTTGTTGACCAGGATGTCGATACCGTTGGCCTCGTCGCCGATGTTCTCGACGGTGTCCTGGACTTCGCCCTGCTGGGTTACGTCGAGCAGTACCTTCTCCTGACGGTCGCCGACTTCGTGGTTCATACTCCGGACACCGGCGTAGACGATGACGCCGAGGTCGGTGAGGTTCTCGGCGATCTGCTTGCCGATGCCGCGGTTCGCGCCCGTCACGAGCGCGACCTGCCCGTCGAGGCGGTCGTAAAGCTCCGGTTCCATGGTCTCCCGTTGCCTGTCCCGCCGGAAATCAGTTTTCAAGCCGTCTCATGCCGTGTGAGCAACTGACAGACCGTCGTCGCGCTTTTGTCCTCGCCGAGATCAGGTCCGCCAATGGCCGCGATCTTCGTCGACGTGGACGGTACACTCGTCCAGTTCGACCGCTCGTTCGCTGAGATCTTCGCCGACGCATGCGACCGCGTCGGACTCGCCGTCGGCGACGAACACCAGCGGTACTACACCGAACGGTTCTTCGGGCACTTCGGCGCGTTCGCGGACGATCCGTATCTCAGTGCGTCCCGTGACCTGTGTGAGGCGTACGAACTCGACGTGACTCCACAGACGTTCCATGACGCACGACTCGCCGCGGAGTACGACGCGACGGTCGTCGCCGACGGCGTTCGCGAAGCACTCGGCGTGCTCTCTGACGACCACCGACTCGGCGTCCTCTCGAACGGCGTCGGCGACGTCCAACGCGAGAAACTCCGTCGGCACGACCTGCTCGAGTGCTTTGAGACGGTCGTCGTCTCCCACGACGTCGGTGCGATGAAACCCGACGCTCGCATCTTCGCCGAAGCTGAAGACAGACTGCCTGCCGACCGTCACGTCTACGTCGGCGATAGTGCCGACCACGACGTCGGCGGCGCGGTCGACGCTGGGTGGAACGCTGCTGT is a window from the Halogranum gelatinilyticum genome containing:
- a CDS encoding SDR family NAD(P)-dependent oxidoreductase — protein: MEPELYDRLDGQVALVTGANRGIGKQIAENLTDLGVIVYAGVRSMNHEVGDRQEKVLLDVTQQGEVQDTVENIGDEANGIDILVNNAGIGEFDDDLVDEPISTIDRTMMTNVRGPMLTAKYALPYLLQHEGGRIVNLSSGMGALEEGQSGGSPSYRISKTGINGLTAYLHGEYADEGLIANSVCPGWVRTDMGGEEADRPVEKGAETPTWLCRFKPGSPSGKFWRDKEVIDW
- a CDS encoding TatD family hydrolase, with product MNDLGTPVLDNHLHLDRENQGIEAVKDFHRLGGTHLLVVNKPSWHLGVEAETGEDFRAVFEETIALVEEASEVLRGRAWPVLGVHPGLVTRLTDERGFEPHEARDLMQDGLSVAAEYVADGDALALKSGRPHYDVSDAVWEASNDVLRHGLDLAAECDCALQLHTETTQDLSDVAQWAAARDVPRERVVKHYATGRLVGGTPSVMSEKEYLEVALEEDAPFLMETDFVDDADRPGAVLGPKTVPRRVQWLQENGHDDAVAVAHVETPAQVYGIDTQATLDG
- a CDS encoding HAD family hydrolase, yielding MAAIFVDVDGTLVQFDRSFAEIFADACDRVGLAVGDEHQRYYTERFFGHFGAFADDPYLSASRDLCEAYELDVTPQTFHDARLAAEYDATVVADGVREALGVLSDDHRLGVLSNGVGDVQREKLRRHDLLECFETVVVSHDVGAMKPDARIFAEAEDRLPADRHVYVGDSADHDVGGAVDAGWNAAVHVVADEADCSDCHARAHVTPDEFDRLATLV
- a CDS encoding DUF2150 family protein encodes the protein MSEPEETFYTNDRWQNWLSRVEEEDLDPENEDSARLLLNLQDDAAIAVAKIVSAYDEGELDQEAAVEELAGVRDIVLTEVEFEDEEKRMLIDGVQTSLVCVFYAAEEYIAAGPAEEASVDEYVHAAADAEAAEDIDAALGYLVQAGTRIIDGEELDMALVEEIEYGLVSEWVNGLDSLQSALSDPEVVEEDE